The genomic interval ATGCCGGGCTTCCGGTTCCGCGAAAGCATCCACACGCCCAGCAACGTCAGGATGGCGCCGTAGCCGGCGTCGTTGAGACAGATGCCGAAGAAAAGCATGTAGAAGGGAGCGAAAAAGGGCGTGAGGTCCATCGTTCCGTATTTCGGCCGGGCGTACATGTCGCCCACCAGTTCGAACACGCGGGCGAACCGGTTGTTCTTCAGCTTCACGGGCGTATCGTCCCCGGGCTCGGGATCGCCCTTGAGATAGACCACGCCGGGATAGGCTTCGAGCAGGGCATCCACCCTGTCGGAGGTCTCCTTCTCGGCCCAGCCCTCCATGACCACCAGCCGGCCTTCGGCCTCGGCGTGCGCCGTGGCCTTCACGCGCGCGCCTTGCAGCCGTTCCCGGAGCGACGCGGCGTATCCGACGAGCAGCCGCTCCGATACGGCCACGCGCGAAAATTCGGCGTCGAGGCGCGCCAGTCCGGCCCGGGCCTCCGCGATGCGGCGCTCGGCCTCGCGGATGTCCATGCCGGGCGCCTTCATCTCCTGCGCATCGAGCGGAATCTCCTCGCCCGGAGCCGCCACGACGACGAACCACACGGCAGCGTCCGACCGGCCGATCTCGGCCAGGGCATACTGCGCGGACCATCCGGCCGCATTCTTGTCGAAAAGGTTGCGCTGCGTCGAGAAATAGCGCAGCACCACCCCGTCGGCGGCCAGCGCCCCGACACGCGCCGGGTCGAAAGCCCCCCACGGGCGCAGCTCCTCGGCAGCCTTCTCCAGCCGGCCGATCTCGGCCTGCAGGGCGGCGGCTTCGCGCTGCGCCGCGGCATAACGTGCATACGCCTCCTCGCCCGAAGCGAACGGCGCGGCCTGCGCGTCGAAGCGTCCTGCGTCCGCACGGAACGTCTTCAGGAACTCGGCGGCCCGGGCGCAGCCCTCAATGTCGAGCATCAGTTGGCGATCCTCCTCCGAAGGCTCCCAGCCCGTCGTGGTGATGTCCACCAGCCCCAGTTCGCGCAGCCGCCCGATGAAATCGTCGCTCTGCGCCGCATAGAGCACAAAAGCGTATTTGGACATTTTCGCGATCATAGCATTGCGCCCTCCCCGGCGGCCTGTTGCTTGGTTTTCACGATTTTCTGGGCGGATTTCGAGAGATTCTCCTCATCCTCCATGAAGCGCTTGATCTTCCGGATGGCATCCTCGTAGCCGGGAATCTGCACCTTCTCGTAGAGATTCACCTTCTGCGTGGTCTTGCGGCGCGCGAAGTCCAGCAGCTCCATCTTCCGACTGTAAACCTCGTACTCGATGCCCAGCCGGGCCATGCGTTTGAGCAGGTCGATCCCGGCGGCGAACCACACGGGCGACGAAAAGAGATCGTAGGGCTTTTCCTCGAAAAGCACCTCCCGCAATACGGGCGTACGCACGCCCGCGATCTTCTGCGTGTCGAGCTCCACGTCGTCCACCCGCAGCAGTCCGGCGTCGAATTCGCCCCAGAGCGCGGTCATGTAGTCGTACTCGGCCCTGAGGGCGTCGAGCCGGCGGCGCAGTTCGCCCGCCGCGTCCTTCGCCCGCTTGACCTCGGTACGCAGAGCCGATTCCTTGCTCTTGATCGTCGGGAGAGCCTTCTGCCGCATCTTCAGTTGCTTGCCCAGCTCGCCCAGCGAGGTTTTGTTATACTGAAATTTGATTGCCATAGCTTTCTATTTTTCCGAATCACGCTGCCGCCGCCCGACCGCGCCCGTCACGAGCGTCCCCACGCCGGGACTGACGGCCGCCGTCAGTGCGGACGTGCCGTGCGATCGTCCGGGCAGACCGTCCTCCGTCACGAGAAACGGCCCCCGGGCCGGCACCGGAATGACTGCCGACTGCGCCAGACCACAGGCCCGGCGGTTGCGTCTTCCTCCGCCCGTTCTCCCGTCCATCGCCGTGCCGCGTTGCATCCGCTCAGACGGTCTTCGGCCAGTACTTGGCCACCAGTTCGCTCTTGATCGCCACCTCCTCCTCGGAGAAGTACTCGGCGAAGAGCCTCCACGCCGTGTCGAGCATCTCCGTGATGCCGATATTGACGTCGATGGCCAGCAGTTTCTCCGAATAGTCGCGGGCGAAGTTGAGCGTGCGCTCGTCGTAGTCCGACAGGTCGAAGCCGTTCTCGAGTTTCGTCTTGGCATTGGCCGCATCGGCGTAGAGGCGCACGCAGGCGTTCATCACCTGCGGATGGTCCTCGCGGGTCTTCTTGCCGATGACCAACTGCTTCAGACGCGACAGCGAACGGAACGGGTCCACGATGACCTTGCCCGTATCGGAGTCGTTGCGCAGGAACAACTGGCCCTCGGTGATGTAACCCGTGTTGTCGGGGATGGCGTGCGTGATGTCGCCGCCCGAGAGGGTCGTCACGGCGATGATCGTGATCGAACCGCCGTTGGGCAACTGCACGGCCTTCTCGTAGATCTTCGCCAGATCCGAATAGAGCGAACCGGGCATCGAGTCCTTCGAGGGAATCTGATCCATACGGTTCGAGACGATGGCCAGCGCATCGGCATAGAGGGTCATGTCCGTGAGCAGCACCAGCACCTTCTCGCCCTTGTCCACGGCGAAGTACTCGGCGGCCGTGAGGGCCATGTCCGGCACGAGCAGCCGCTCGACGGGCGGGTTCTCGGTCGTATTGACGAACGAGACGATGCGGTCCAGCGCACCGGCGTTCTCGAAGACCGATTTGAAGTAGAGGAAGTCGTCGTTCGTGAGGCCCATGCCGCCCAGGATGATCTTGTCGGCCTTGGCGCGCAGCGCCACGTTGGCCATCACGGCGTTGTAGGGCTGGTCGGGATCGGCGAAGAAGGGAATCTTCTGCCCCGTGACGATCGTATTGTTCAGGTCGATGCCGGCGATGCCCGTGGCGATCAGCTCCGAAGGCTGGATGCGCTTGAAGGGATTGACCGTCGGGCCTCCGATCTCGCGCTCCTCGCCCTCGACGGTCTCCCCGCCTTCGAGCGGCTCGCCGTAGGCGTTGAAGAAGCGGCCGGCCAGGTTGTCCGAGACGCGCAGCTTCGGGGGCTCGCCGTGGAAGACGACCTCGGAGTCCGTAGCCACTCCCTCGGTCCCGGCGAAGACCTGAAGCGTCACGTTCTCGCCCATAATCTTCACCACCTGCGCCAGCTTGCCGCCCACGGTGGCCAGCTCGTCGTTGCCCACGCCCGAAGCGCGGAGCGTCACGGTCGCCTTGGTGATGTTGTCAATCTTGGTGTATATCTTCTGAAATGCTCGTGTTGTCATGGCTTATTTCGTTTTTGCGTCCACATACGCTTCGATCTGCTTGCGGTAGTCCTCGAATTTCTCGGACTTCCACTCCGAATAGTTCATCTGTCGGAAGAGGTTGATCAACCCCTTGAAGAACTGCGAGCACTCCTCGAAATCGGCGAAGCCGAACGATTTCCGGCAGACGTCCAGCACCATTTCGTACATCATCTTCTGGCGTTCGATCGGACAGTTGGCGTCGATGTCGTCGAAGGCGTCCTGCTGCAGGATCACGAAGTCGATCAGCTCCGACTTCCAGAACCGCTCGTGGTACTCGACCGGTACGCCGTCGTCGCCCAGAATGTTGATCTGGTCGTTGGCCTCCTTGCCGCGCTGCACGATGGTCTTGCCCGCATAGACCCGATCGACCCACTCCTTCTCGATATGCTCGTCGAGGTAGGCGCGGATCTCGGGGTATTCGAGGTATTTCGAGTAGGACTCCAGCGGATCGATGGCCGGGTAGCGCTTCGAGTCGGCGCGTCCCTGCGAGAGGGCGTAGAAACAGCGCGCGGCTTTCTTGGTCGATTCGGTCACAGGCTCCTTGAGGTTGCCGCCCGCGGGCGACACCGTTCCGAGGAAGGTCACCGAACCGGTCCGGCCGTTGTTGAGCGTCACCAGTCCGGCGCGCGAGTAGAAGTTCGAAATGATCGCCGAAAGGTCCATCGGGAAGGCGTCCTGACCGGGCAACTCCTCCAGGCGGTTCGACATTTCGCGCAGCGCCTGCGCCCAGCGCGACGTGGAGTCGGCCATGACGAGCACCTTGAGGCCCATCGCCCGGTAGTACTCTCCGATGGTCATGCCCGTATAGACCGACGCCTCGCGCGCGGCGACGGGCATGTTCGACGTGTTGCAGATGATGATCGTGCGCTCCATGAGCTTGTGCCCCGTGCGGGGATCGACCAGCTCGGGGAACTCCTTGAAGATCTCGACCACCTCGTTGGCGCGCTCGCCGCAGGCCACCATGATGATGATGTCGGCGTCGGCCTGTTTCGAAATGGCGTGCTGGAGCACCGTCTTGCCCGCGCCGAACGGTCCGGGAATGAAGCCCGTGCCGCCCTCGGCCATCGGGTTGAAGGTGTCGATGGCGCGCACGCCCGTCTCCATGACACGCGACGGACGCGGCTTTTCGCGGTAACAGCGCACGGCCTGCTTGACGGGCCACCGCTGCACCATCGTGATGTCGTGGTCGCACCCCTCGGCATCGGTCACGACGGCCACGATGTCGGTCACCCGGTACTTGCCGGCCGCGGCGACGCTCTTCACCGTGTAGGTGTCGGTCATCGCGAAGGGGACCATGATCTTGTGCATGACCCACTGCTCCTTGACCTCGCCCAGCCACGACGCGGCCGTGACCCGGTCGCCGGCGGCGGCCAGCGGCGTGAACTCCCATTCGGCCCCGAAGTCGATGGGGTCGGTGACCGAGCCGCGGGCGATGAACAGTCCGTCCATCTTCTCCAGGTCGTTCTGCAAACCGTCGTAATTGCGCGACAGCAGGCCCGGGGCGAGCGTCGCCTCGAGCATGTGGCCCTCGAACTCGACGCGGTCGCCGATCTTCAGGCCGCGGGTGCTGTCGAAAACCTGCACATAGGCCGCATCGCCTATGACCTTGATGACCTCGGCCATCATTCTGGTATCTCCCGTGTGAACGTAGCAGATCTCGTTCTGCGCCACGGCGCCGTCGGCCTTGACGATCACGATGTTGGAAATGATACCGTTTACGCTTCCCGTTGTTTTCATCGTATCTTTCATTGTTTATTTTCAATCAGTTTCCGCCCGTCGAGCGCCTCGACGAGCCGCGCGAACATTTCGCGTCCGTGCGCCGGGTCGAGCCGCGACCAGCGGGCCACCAGATTCACCCGCACCAGGTAGGAGAGGATGGCGTCGATGTCGAAATAGTCGAACGCGGCCAGCTCCTCGGCCTCCCGCCAGCGGATACGGTCGATCTTGCGCTCCTTCTCGACGAGGTTCGCCTCCTCGTTCACGGCGGCGATCACGGCGTCGATATAGGGAAGCTCGCCCCGCAGCCCGAAATCCGACGCGGAGCTGCGCTGCAACTGTTCGGCCACGTCGCCTCCGCCCACGACCGCCTCCCCGACATTGCGGCCAGCGGCCCGTGCCGAGACGGCTGCGGCGATGTTGCGCAGCGTCCGGTCGAACTCCGACCAGGCGCGCAGGAAGTCGCCCCCGGCGCGTTCGCAGGCGGCGTAATAGGCCCCGAAGAGCGCCCGTTCGAAACGCTGCGCCGTATCCACCTGTTCGGCATCCTCGCCTTCGGGATCGGCGTAGGCGCGCACGACGCGGGCGACGGCTTCGGGCAGGCGCTTCGGGGATTTCAGCTCCGCCGCCAGCTCCTCGCGCGTCAGCAGCCCCAGGGGGTTGTGCGCCGCGCGTCCCGCACGCAGGGCGGCGAGGTTCTCGCAGTCGTAGTAGCCGTAGAGCAGACGCACCTGCTTCGCATCGCGCGCCGACACTCCGTCGAGAATCTCGGCGACGATCGCGCGGGCGTCGAAGCCCTTCGTATCGGCGTCGAGCGCATACTCCCGCAGTCCGGCCACCAGGCAGTAATAATCGCTTCCGAACATGACCCTGCTATGCCTTGAACAACATGCGGGAAACCTTCTCGCGCAGGTACTCCGAAAGGAGCGCCTCGAGGTCGGCGTCGGAGAACGAAATGTAGTAGCCGCCCTCCTTCGGACCCACCTTGAAGCCCGTCTTCACCTGCTTCGACCAGCCCACTTCGACGCCTGCCGAGAGCAGCTCCTTCGCGCAGGCGTCGAACGCCTTGTCGAGCTGCGCACGCTCCGCCTCGGGCAGCAGGGCCGTCAGCTCCACCCTGCCCGACGCGTCGCCCGTCCAGTTCTTCGCCATCGAGAGCAGCATCCCGCGGATGAACTCCGGATCGAGAGCCGTGCGTTTCACCCCTTCGGACGTAGCTTCGGCGACGATCAGCGAAGCGATCTCCGACTTGATCTTCGCAACGGCCTGCCGGCCCGCCAGCGCGACCTCCGTCAGGATGTTCTTTCCCGCATCCTCGGCCTCGGCCCGGGCGCGACTGACGATCTCCGCGGCCTCGCTCCGGGCGTCGGAGACGATCTTTTCGGCTTCCCTGCGGGCGTCGGCCACCAGCTTGTCCGCCTCGGCGCGCCCCTTCTCCAGCCCCTCGTCGTAGAGTTTCCGGGTCAGTTCCTGAAGTTTGTTTTCCATAGCGTTATTTAGTTTTGATTATCGTTTCTCAAATTTCGCACACAAATATATAAAAGATTCCCGGATAACCTCGTTTTCGGGCGATAATTTATCTGATTTTGACAATTTTGCAGAACAAAATGCACCATCGGGGACACAAAACGGCCGGCGGAGAATCCCGCCGGCCGCACAGCGTCTCCCGGGCGCAGGGCTACTCCTCCGCGGCGATCACGACCGCCGTGGGAATCCGCCGCTCGACGATCGCCGCTCCCGCAGGATCGGTCCCCTCGGTGTCGCTCGGCATGTTGAGCACCTTTCCCTCCCTTCCGACGAAGGTCGAGGAGCCGCCGCCGTCGAGATTGACCGCCTCCGTACAGCCCAGCGAAATCAGTTTGTCGGCCAGTTCGGGCAGCGTGAATCCCTTGCTGCCCCGCTTGTTGCGGCCGTCGCACACCAACACGACCAGTTTGCCGTCCGCCGTCGCGCCGATCGCCGTGCGCGGCTGGCGCGAAAGGCCCGAGACACCGCCGTGGTCCAGCACCTCGCGCCAATAGCTCTCCTCGGCGACATTCTTCCCGTCGCGGACCAGCATCGGGCCCGCACCGACAGCCTGCCGCACCTCCCAGCGGCGGCCGCCTTCGGTGAGCGAGCTGGGCGGCGCGGACATGAACGTCCCGGTGCGCTCGTCGTTGCCCAGCGGCGAAGGAAAGGCATAGGGCTGTCCGCCCTCGTCCCGCACGCAATAGGCCCACACCGCCTCGAAAGAGCCGTCGGCCGACTGCCCGAAGGCAGCCCGCACGGGATAGTAAACCGTGGGAGGCTCCGTTTTCCGGTAGAGGTCCTCCTGCGCGGCGAGCGACCGGAGCTCCCCGTCGGCGACCAGCAGGCTCACGGAGGTCGTGCCGCCGAAGAAGCCGCCGTTCACCACGACACAGGGCACGCCCTTGCCCGACGCGGCGAAATCGGCGAAGTACTCCGTCGGTCTCTTGGCCGCGGAGAACTGCGGACAAAAGCGCAGTTTGGGATTGGCTTTCAGATCGGCCACGGCATAAAAGCCGAGACACTGTCCGCCGCCGGAAAGATCGTCCGCAAAAGCCTCGACCGTCAGTCCTGCGGGATAACCGTCCGATCCGGAGGGTTCGTCGCCTCCGTCCGGCTCGTTCCCGCCCGTCCCGCCGTTCCCGGACAGGGGCGGCGGAGTCTGGTGGTCGCCGCCTTCGCACGACACGAAGACGCCACCCGTCAAAACAGCCGCCAGCAACAGGCGGCAAAGCATGTGTTTTCGTTTCATTATCGGTATTCGAATTAGACGGGGTAAATATAATAAAATAATTTTTCGAATCTTTCCGATATTGTAAATAAATTTACTTGAGTTCGCTCCGCGGAAACCGACCGCCGAATCCCGCCCCGACGGCAGCGCGGCGGCAGAACACCGCCGCATACCGCTCTCTCCGGACACGGAACCGGGCCGGGCCGGAGAAACGGGCTCCGGAAGAACGGAACCCGGGCCGGACGGAAATCGGATGAGACCAAGACCGGAGAAAGTCCGGCAGGGCGCGGACGACGATTATAACATAGGTATCGGCACGCATTCGGCGCCCCGCATGACGGAAACGCCCCCGCTTTGCATGAAAGCGGGGGCGTCCGTATCGCAGAAGATGCGGATCAGTAGAATCCGAGGGCCTTGCTGCGGGCCAGCAGGCACGCACCGATAACCCCGGCGCGCTCGCCCAGCGTCGAAAGCTTGATCTGCGTATCCTTATAGACGAGCATCAACGAATACTTATTGACCGCCGTGCGCACGGGCAGCATCAGCGACTCCCCGGCCACAGAGAGCAGGCCGCCGATGACGATCATCTCGGGATTGAACATGTTGATAAGTCCGGCGATGGCCTTGCCCAGCGTATGCCCGACCGATTCGAGAATCTCGATGGCCAGCACGTCCTCCTTCAGCACGGCGTCGAGAATATCCTTCAGGGTGATCTCCTCGCCCTTGTTGAACTTCTCGGAGAGCATCGACACGCTGCCCGAACGCAGCTTCTCCAGGAAAAGGCGGTGCAGCGCCGAACCCGAAGCCCCCGTCTCGAGGCAGCCGCGCTTGCCGCAGCGGCAGATGATCTCGTTGTCGAGCAGCGGGAAATGGCCGAACTCGCCCGAGAAGCCCGACTTGCCGTAAAAGACCTTGCCGTCGAGAATCATGCCCAGCCCCAGGCCCCACGAGGCGTTGATATAGAGCATCGTCTTCTCGCTGTGCGCATCGCCGTACATGTATTCGCCGTAGGTGGCCGCGCGCGTGTCGTTCTCGATATAGACCGTGCAGCCCAGCCGCTCGCCGAGCAGCACCGTCAGCGGCTGCTCCTCGACGAAGAAGTAACTGTAACTGTACCCCGTCTGCGAATTGACGCGGCCCGAAATATTCACGCCGACGGCCAGCACCTTGTCGTGGGGAATCTTGTGCCCGTCGATGAAGCCGCGGATGATGTCGCAGAGCCGGTCGAGCGAATGGGGGTCGTTGTCCATCAGGAAATCGACGGTCGTATCGGCGAGCAACTGCCCCTTGAAATTGACGACCGCGAGCACCACCGAGTCGGTCCGTATCTCCACGCCGACGAAATAACCCGCATAGGGATTCAGGCCGTAGATGTTGGGTCTCCGGCCTCCGGCCGTGCCCTGCTCGCCGAAATTGTGGACGAAGCCCTCCTCGATCAACTCGCCGATGAGTTTCGTCACGGTCGGCACGCTCAGATTGACGGCCCGGCTCAGATCCGTAATGCTCGAATCGCCGCTGAAAATGTACTGCCGGATAATCTGTTGTTTGAGAATCGCGTTTTTGTTGCCTTCCGTAGCCTGCTTCAGAAACGAACTGGTCATATTTCCGTTTTGTTTAATTTGCGTTTTCCATGGTAAAGTTACCAATTAAAATGCAAACAGCCAAAAGAATCCGGCGAAAACGACGGCGAAACGAACCGGACCGGACACCCGGAAAGACTTTTTCCGGCAAATACGGAGGCGGAATCCGGAAAGATTCCGCCGGTCCGGGCAGTTCCGAACCGTATAATTTTATCACGAAGCGCTTTCAGAATAAAATTTATTACAATAATTATTTGCAGAAATAATATTTGTTGCTATTTTTGTTTCCGATTTACCCGGAGCGAGGGCCGAAAAATACCTCTGTCCCGACCGGAACGCCTATTTTTTATAAAGACACCGCGCATGAACCGTAAGGATTTTCACCGGCCCCGACCGGCCGGAACCGCCGCACGCACGGAGACGCCCCTGCCTCCGGCCGGCGCTGCGGAAACGGTCGGAGGCGTTCCGTCCCCGGAACGGAATCACGGAACGGACTCATACCAATCGACACGCAACAACTAACTAAAAAATCATCGGCAGACAGAAAAGACAGAAAAAACGGAACGAAGGCAAAGACGAAAGGGGAGCACGGCTCCCGGACAAGCAAATTCAAACCTATCTATTGACTTATGAGAAATGATTTACAACTGAGATTTTCCGGCCTGCGTCGTGCGACACGGCGTGCGGCGGCATTGTTCGCGGTGCTGCTCATGGGGACCGGAATCACTGTGGCTCAGCAACTTTCCGTATCCGGCCGGGTAACCGGCGCCGAGGGGGGGGGAATTGCGGGAGCTACGGTCGTAGTCAAGGGTGACAACACCCGGGGAACTACGACGGATTCGCAGGGCGCCTACACGCTCGAAGTGAAATCCGGCAACGATATCCTCGTATTCAGTTTCATCGGTTACAAGACCGTAGAAATCCCCGTAAACAACCGGACGACCGTAAACGCCAGCCTGAGCGAAGACGCCACGGAAATGGACGAGGTGGTGGTAGTCGGTTACGGCACGCAGAAGAAACAGTTCCTCGTGGGTTCGGTCTCGTCGGTATCGAACAAGGAGCTGCTCAAGGCCCCGATGACCAACGTGTCGAACATGATGACCGGCAAACTGCCCGGTGTCACGAGTATCCAGCGTTCGGGCCAGCCCGGCAGCGACCAGGCCTCGATCCTGGTCCGCGGCTCCTCCACGTTCAACGATTCGAGCCCGCTCTGTCTGGTGGACGGTGTGGAACGCATGATCAACACGGTCAATCCGAACGACATCGCCTCCATCTCGATTCTCAAGGACGCCGCCACATCGGCGATCTACGGCGTCCGCGGCGCCAACGGCGTCATTCTCATCACGACCAAAAGCGGTTCGGAAGGCGCCACGCAGATCTCCTACGACGGTTCGGTGACCTTCTCCACGAACACCGCGCTTCCCGAATTCCTCAACGCCCAAGACTACATCGGCTGGCACAACAAAGCCCGCGAAATGGACGGGCTCGCTCCCGTGTGGACCGACGAGGTGATCGCCAAGATGAAGGCCGACGGAACCTACGGCGAAACGGACTGGGTGGACCTGCTCTTCAAGAACTACGGCTTCACCCACCAGCACAACATCTCCGCGACGGGCGGCAACGACCGGATCAAGCACTACACGAGCGTCGGACTGATGAATCAGGACGGTATCGTGCCGAACACCTCCTACAAACGGTTCAACATCCGGTCGAACATCGACGCAAAGATCGCCCGCAACCTCAGCTTCTCGATGAACGTGAGCGGATTCCGTGAGAACAAGAATGCGCCGGGATACCCGATCACCAACCAGTACGACTTCAACCCGATCATGCAGGCCTTCTACGCCCTGCCGATCATCGCCCCCACCTACAAGGGACTGCCGCAGGGCTACATGAACGGCTCCTACACCCAGCAGCCGGTGGCCGCCGTGGAGCAGAGCGGTTATATCCGCGACACCCGCTGGCAGTTCGAGGGCAACGCCAAGCTGGAGTACGACTTCGGCAGCATCGAGGCGCTCCAGGGCCTGAAGGCCGGCGTATTCGTCGCCTACGACTACTCCAATTCGACGAACCGCAACTTCAACCGGTCGTTCAACCTCATGTCCTTCTCGTCCTCCACGTTCGAATCGACCCAAGTGACGGCATCGGGAATCAACCTGCTGAGTTCGTTCAGCAAATCCGCGTCGTGGGGCGACAGTTTCACGGTCCGTCCGACGATCACCTACGAGCGCGAGTTCGGCGGCAAGCACAACGTCAGCGCCCTGTTCCTCTACGAGCAGAAGAAGGGTTACTCGGATACGATGACCGGCCGCAAGAACGGCTACTACGCCGACTATCCGGTCGATCTCTCGCTCGGTTCGACCTGGGAAGGCATCGACGTTCCGGTCAGCGGCTCCTTCAGCGATACGGGCATCGCCAGCTTCGCGGGCCGCATCAGCTATGCCTACGACCGGAAATACCTCGCCGAGTTCACCTTCCGTGCCGACGGTTCGTACAAGTTCGCGCCGCATAACCGCTGGGGCTTCTTCCCCTCGGTCGCCCTCGGATGGGTCGTGTCCGAAGAGAATTTCTTCAAAAAGGCGCTGCCCAAGGTGGACTTCCTCAAACTCCGCGCATCGTACGGCGAACTGGGTGCGGACGACACGTCGGCATGGCTCTACATGCAGAGCTACTCGACGACGGCCCCCAGCTTCAGCTATATCGTGGGCGGCACGGGGCATACGGCCTACTACACGAGCAACTACGTCTATGACAACCTCACCTGGTCGCGCACGCACAGTTTCAACGTCGGCTTCGACTTGTCGGTATGGGAAGGCAAGCTGGGCGTGGAGTTCGACTGGTTCTACAAGCTGACGGACCACATCCTCGAACAGGTGGCCGGATCGTACGCTCCGTCGCTGGGCGGCAACGTCCCCTCGTACATGAACTCGGGTAAAATGGACAACCGCGGTTTCGAGCTGGTGCTCAAGCACAACAACCACTTCTCCAGCGGCTGGCGCTACTCGCTGACCGGAAGCCTCTCGTGGGCCCGCAACAAGGTG from Alistipes dispar carries:
- a CDS encoding SusC/RagA family TonB-linked outer membrane protein, with the protein product MRNDLQLRFSGLRRATRRAAALFAVLLMGTGITVAQQLSVSGRVTGAEGGGIAGATVVVKGDNTRGTTTDSQGAYTLEVKSGNDILVFSFIGYKTVEIPVNNRTTVNASLSEDATEMDEVVVVGYGTQKKQFLVGSVSSVSNKELLKAPMTNVSNMMTGKLPGVTSIQRSGQPGSDQASILVRGSSTFNDSSPLCLVDGVERMINTVNPNDIASISILKDAATSAIYGVRGANGVILITTKSGSEGATQISYDGSVTFSTNTALPEFLNAQDYIGWHNKAREMDGLAPVWTDEVIAKMKADGTYGETDWVDLLFKNYGFTHQHNISATGGNDRIKHYTSVGLMNQDGIVPNTSYKRFNIRSNIDAKIARNLSFSMNVSGFRENKNAPGYPITNQYDFNPIMQAFYALPIIAPTYKGLPQGYMNGSYTQQPVAAVEQSGYIRDTRWQFEGNAKLEYDFGSIEALQGLKAGVFVAYDYSNSTNRNFNRSFNLMSFSSSTFESTQVTASGINLLSSFSKSASWGDSFTVRPTITYEREFGGKHNVSALFLYEQKKGYSDTMTGRKNGYYADYPVDLSLGSTWEGIDVPVSGSFSDTGIASFAGRISYAYDRKYLAEFTFRADGSYKFAPHNRWGFFPSVALGWVVSEENFFKKALPKVDFLKLRASYGELGADDTSAWLYMQSYSTTAPSFSYIVGGTGHTAYYTSNYVYDNLTWSRTHSFNVGFDLSVWEGKLGVEFDWFYKLTDHILEQVAGSYAPSLGGNVPSYMNSGKMDNRGFELVLKHNNHFSSGWRYSLTGSLSWARNKVLAKHISDDHPMYRAILGQPIGSVYGFKATGLFQTEEQIANAPTAPSGEKRLGDLMYADINGDGKIDSSKDFVKIGRSYTPEMNFSLNMEVAYKNLYLTALWQGAALCSYQLSAAYNSGTFDNTMYTRPFYSSGNAPYYLVEGAWREDNRDAEYPRLSTVANGNNAWPSSWWVKNGAYLRLKNLQIGYTLPQHLLNKTGIERVNIYIAGTNLLTFSAFKYVDPEMPSVNNGYYPQQRTYSIGVNLSF